One Cuculus canorus isolate bCucCan1 chromosome 1, bCucCan1.pri, whole genome shotgun sequence DNA segment encodes these proteins:
- the FAM162A gene encoding protein FAM162A isoform X1: MVHEKLNMSRQCALAVQKASSVLGCLKSSMTSRGKGGDSAPLFCSGTAVKLLGRNIPSILSMTKAADLKISRRFCIKSQEESQLQPRSRPTLKVPGHKPTDWEKKFLLWAGNYKKPEDIPETVSIETIRAAKTTLRVKFSYVMIALTILGCIIMVIKGKQAVKRHESLTSINLEKKAQWRDEATSAKP, encoded by the exons aTGGTGCATGAGAAGCTGaatatgagccggcaatgtgcgcttgcagtccagaaagccagcagtgtcctgggctgcctcaaaagcagcatgaccagcagaggcaagggaggggattctgctcctctgttctgctctg gtACAGCTGTTAAACTGCTGGGAAGAAATATTCCCTCAATTCTTAGCATGACTAAAGCAGCGGATCTGAAGATAAGCAGGAGATTTTGCATTAAATCCCAGGAAGAAAGTCAACTTCAGCCAAGAA GTCGTCCTACTTTGAAGGTGCCTGGACACAAGcctacagactgggagaaaaAATTCTTGTTGTGGGCAGGCAATTACAAAAAACCAGAGGATATACCAGAGACTGTCTC GATTGAAACAATCAGAGCAGCAAAGACCACACTGCGTGTGAAATTCAGCTACGTAATGATTGCCTTGACAATACTGGGATGCATAATCATGGTGATTAAAGGGAAGCAG GCTGTAAAAAGGCATGAATCTCTCACAAGCAtaaacctggagaagaaagctCAATGGAGAGATGAAGCTACATCTGCTAAACCTTAG
- the FAM162A gene encoding protein FAM162A isoform X2, whose amino-acid sequence MGSRSGTAVKLLGRNIPSILSMTKAADLKISRRFCIKSQEESQLQPRSRPTLKVPGHKPTDWEKKFLLWAGNYKKPEDIPETVSIETIRAAKTTLRVKFSYVMIALTILGCIIMVIKGKQAVKRHESLTSINLEKKAQWRDEATSAKP is encoded by the exons ATGGGGAGCCGTAGTG gtACAGCTGTTAAACTGCTGGGAAGAAATATTCCCTCAATTCTTAGCATGACTAAAGCAGCGGATCTGAAGATAAGCAGGAGATTTTGCATTAAATCCCAGGAAGAAAGTCAACTTCAGCCAAGAA GTCGTCCTACTTTGAAGGTGCCTGGACACAAGcctacagactgggagaaaaAATTCTTGTTGTGGGCAGGCAATTACAAAAAACCAGAGGATATACCAGAGACTGTCTC GATTGAAACAATCAGAGCAGCAAAGACCACACTGCGTGTGAAATTCAGCTACGTAATGATTGCCTTGACAATACTGGGATGCATAATCATGGTGATTAAAGGGAAGCAG GCTGTAAAAAGGCATGAATCTCTCACAAGCAtaaacctggagaagaaagctCAATGGAGAGATGAAGCTACATCTGCTAAACCTTAG
- the FAM162A gene encoding protein FAM162A isoform X3, with amino-acid sequence MTKAADLKISRRFCIKSQEESQLQPRSRPTLKVPGHKPTDWEKKFLLWAGNYKKPEDIPETVSIETIRAAKTTLRVKFSYVMIALTILGCIIMVIKGKQAVKRHESLTSINLEKKAQWRDEATSAKP; translated from the exons ATGACTAAAGCAGCGGATCTGAAGATAAGCAGGAGATTTTGCATTAAATCCCAGGAAGAAAGTCAACTTCAGCCAAGAA GTCGTCCTACTTTGAAGGTGCCTGGACACAAGcctacagactgggagaaaaAATTCTTGTTGTGGGCAGGCAATTACAAAAAACCAGAGGATATACCAGAGACTGTCTC GATTGAAACAATCAGAGCAGCAAAGACCACACTGCGTGTGAAATTCAGCTACGTAATGATTGCCTTGACAATACTGGGATGCATAATCATGGTGATTAAAGGGAAGCAG GCTGTAAAAAGGCATGAATCTCTCACAAGCAtaaacctggagaagaaagctCAATGGAGAGATGAAGCTACATCTGCTAAACCTTAG